One genomic window of Methanospirillum lacunae includes the following:
- a CDS encoding serine/threonine-protein kinase RIO2: MHLSADDVRSLHKYDLRVLQSLEFLMSRYDWVPVEELTKNSRLSASEVNYRVRRLVDKGMIKFTQIPYPSYCLLYNGYDTLAVNHLAKKGTISALGTLVGEGKESLVYEAIGTGPVILKFHRVGQRSFKTVQRSRGFLPDKGHCPWIFASHLSAEQEYIALSTLHRTVSVPVPLLMNRNVVVMSHIAGANLNVVTLAEPGKFFDEIIEGITKAYKLGFVHGDLSEYNIMTDGEKPVIIDWPQWVAPDHPNAEEILDHDIRTVCQFFQRKYQMKIDPDELRSSVIG, encoded by the coding sequence ATGCATCTTTCGGCTGACGATGTCAGGTCTCTTCACAAGTATGATCTCAGAGTTCTCCAGTCACTTGAGTTTCTCATGAGCAGATATGACTGGGTTCCGGTCGAAGAACTAACAAAAAACTCCAGGCTTTCTGCAAGTGAGGTGAATTACAGGGTCAGGAGACTTGTAGATAAAGGGATGATCAAATTCACCCAGATTCCATACCCTAGTTACTGTCTACTATACAACGGATATGACACGCTCGCAGTCAACCATCTCGCCAAAAAAGGAACAATATCAGCACTTGGAACGCTCGTTGGTGAGGGAAAAGAGTCGCTTGTGTATGAAGCGATCGGAACCGGGCCGGTCATTCTTAAGTTTCACCGGGTCGGACAGCGATCATTCAAGACTGTCCAGCGATCCAGGGGATTCCTTCCAGACAAGGGACACTGCCCCTGGATCTTTGCCTCACACCTATCAGCCGAACAGGAGTATATCGCCCTCTCAACCCTGCATCGGACGGTCTCTGTACCGGTTCCCCTCCTGATGAACCGTAATGTTGTTGTGATGTCCCATATCGCTGGCGCAAACCTTAACGTTGTGACACTAGCCGAACCTGGAAAATTCTTTGATGAGATCATTGAAGGTATCACAAAAGCGTATAAACTCGGGTTTGTCCATGGAGATTTATCAGAATATAATATCATGACTGACGGGGAGAAACCAGTTATCATCGACTGGCCTCAGTGGGTGGCACCAGATCATCCAAACGCAGAAGAGATTCTTGATCATGATATCAGAACCGTCTGCCAGTTTTTCCAGAGGAAGTACCAGATGAAGATTGATCCTGATGAACTCAGAAGCAGCGTGATCGGGTGA
- a CDS encoding DUF460 domain-containing protein, whose product MKVFGIDIIRGSTRSRTIAPKYALVTVLDGKVTSEESVSLFRLMRLVHRHRPEILAVDSIQEVAPHTQDVYRFIEQLPPQTRFVSVTGGEKQTGLIQVAARFNITFNRFDPYAEARAIALVASQGAGVEVIAFENETEIVVSRNRSPGKGGWSQNRYARKIHGNVLTYARDIEHELQSAGLNFWKKEFKAFGGVSRVVFHVREKREDVRIPTSRGGDVQVRISGKRLERIQFRPLNTKPRYLIVGIDPGTTVGIAALDLNGELIKVHSSRQMNMGDVIEFLYEIGKPIIIATDVSPMPFSVEKIRRAFQAVAHIPRQDISVETKYELAGKYGYGNDHERDALTAAIEASRFWKHKFTSILKRVPPGVDLDEIKAGIIRGQSLEQILGTLHEDRQTIKTKKPDITLDSSDERVRILDGQVKDLRSLISELQKDIEGLKDENRKLKGENKNLKSHKIRQINVNPEIARRDLIIENLKKRVRFEEKNNKKLHKRLKRMKEVENGSPNEDLQAVKVIVDLSRESIRSVNERIGLKSGDILQVRTPGIWGKNNIHDLSQAGIGALIIGERSTGSIPEELLDLSYAEELPVIPGASVPVSIKGDFGSCDPDQLYEAMKIWQDGLDEFRRQQSEAMIDGIFKEYQAQREKQVRRNG is encoded by the coding sequence GTGAAGGTTTTCGGGATAGATATCATCAGGGGATCAACCCGGTCGCGGACAATTGCTCCCAAATATGCTCTTGTTACTGTCCTTGATGGGAAGGTTACCAGTGAGGAGAGTGTCTCTCTTTTTAGACTCATGCGTCTCGTACACCGGCACCGGCCTGAAATCCTTGCTGTTGACAGCATTCAGGAAGTGGCACCACATACTCAGGATGTCTACCGGTTTATCGAACAACTCCCCCCACAGACCAGGTTTGTTTCAGTAACCGGGGGAGAGAAGCAGACCGGCCTTATCCAGGTTGCAGCGAGGTTCAACATCACCTTCAACCGGTTTGACCCCTACGCAGAGGCGCGGGCTATTGCACTGGTCGCCTCTCAGGGAGCCGGGGTTGAGGTGATAGCATTTGAGAACGAGACTGAAATTGTTGTCTCACGGAACCGGTCACCAGGAAAAGGAGGATGGAGCCAGAACCGGTATGCCCGAAAGATCCATGGAAATGTGCTCACCTATGCCAGGGATATAGAACACGAACTGCAGAGTGCAGGCCTAAACTTCTGGAAGAAAGAGTTCAAGGCATTCGGGGGAGTCTCCCGGGTGGTCTTTCACGTTCGGGAGAAACGCGAGGATGTCCGGATCCCCACCTCAAGAGGAGGGGATGTCCAGGTTAGAATATCTGGAAAACGCCTTGAACGTATTCAGTTCAGGCCACTTAATACGAAGCCCCGGTATCTTATCGTAGGGATTGATCCAGGTACAACGGTGGGGATAGCCGCCCTAGACCTGAATGGTGAACTCATCAAGGTTCACAGTTCCCGTCAGATGAACATGGGCGATGTTATCGAATTTCTCTATGAAATTGGAAAGCCGATCATCATTGCTACAGATGTATCCCCGATGCCCTTCTCAGTTGAAAAGATACGACGCGCCTTCCAGGCTGTGGCACACATACCCAGGCAGGATATCAGCGTTGAGACAAAGTATGAACTTGCTGGAAAGTACGGATATGGCAATGACCATGAACGCGATGCCCTGACTGCAGCAATTGAGGCATCCCGCTTCTGGAAACACAAGTTCACAAGCATATTGAAACGAGTTCCTCCCGGTGTTGACTTGGATGAGATCAAAGCCGGGATAATCAGGGGCCAGTCTCTGGAGCAGATTCTTGGAACACTACATGAAGATCGCCAGACCATCAAGACAAAAAAGCCTGATATAACACTCGACTCATCAGACGAACGAGTCAGGATTCTCGACGGGCAGGTAAAAGATCTCAGATCTTTGATAAGTGAGCTCCAAAAGGACATTGAAGGGCTCAAAGATGAGAACCGGAAACTAAAAGGTGAGAATAAAAATCTTAAATCCCATAAAATCCGTCAGATAAATGTCAATCCTGAAATAGCCAGAAGGGATCTCATCATCGAGAATCTTAAAAAGAGAGTGCGATTTGAGGAGAAAAATAATAAAAAACTTCACAAGCGGCTCAAGAGGATGAAAGAAGTTGAGAATGGTAGTCCAAATGAAGATCTTCAGGCAGTCAAGGTAATCGTTGATCTCTCTCGTGAAAGTATCAGATCGGTAAACGAACGAATAGGCCTTAAAAGTGGTGACATTCTGCAGGTCAGAACTCCGGGAATATGGGGAAAAAACAATATTCACGATCTGAGCCAGGCAGGTATAGGTGCACTCATTATAGGAGAACGTTCTACCGGTTCAATCCCGGAAGAATTGCTTGATCTCTCCTATGCTGAGGAACTCCCGGTTATTCCCGGAGCATCAGTGCCGGTTAGTATCAAAGGTGATTTTGGATCCTGCGACCCCGACCAGCTTTATGAAGCTATGAAAATCTGGCAGGACGGTCTGGATGAATTTAGAAGACAGCAGAGTGAAGCCATGATCGATGGAATCTTCAAAGAGTACCAGGCCCAGAGAGAGAAACAGGTGAGAAGAAATGGATGA
- the thiL gene encoding thiamine-phosphate kinase, translated as MDDRELLDIICPVLGGEACSDDCAVLPEIKGIPVVSTDMLHETTDFPSGMTNWQIGWMAIAVTISDLASMGALPKYLTLAIGLDREDRLNDIIHGAQECCLKFGSQYVGGDLDAHTELTLVSTGIGVVTDGKPVRRSGARPGDLVGVTGIQGRAMAGLKGDRRYWRDLCEPSPRVLEGIAIRQAGATSMMDISDGLAISVHDIMKASGVGCELSRSEIPCLPDYKPDEALMMALFGGGDFELLFTISSIDRQILPKGTSIIGAVTEKQEILLDGNLLPAEGYRHNWNH; from the coding sequence ATGGATGATCGAGAACTACTTGATATCATCTGCCCGGTACTAGGCGGTGAGGCATGTAGTGATGATTGTGCAGTATTGCCCGAAATTAAAGGAATACCGGTTGTTTCCACAGATATGCTTCATGAAACAACAGACTTCCCTTCAGGGATGACAAACTGGCAGATCGGGTGGATGGCAATCGCTGTCACCATAAGTGATCTCGCATCCATGGGGGCTTTACCAAAGTATCTCACCCTCGCTATCGGTCTTGATCGTGAAGACAGGCTCAATGACATCATACATGGGGCTCAGGAATGCTGCCTGAAATTTGGATCTCAGTATGTCGGAGGAGACCTCGATGCTCATACAGAGCTTACCCTTGTCTCCACCGGTATCGGTGTTGTGACAGATGGGAAACCAGTGAGGAGATCAGGAGCAAGACCAGGAGATCTAGTTGGAGTTACAGGGATCCAGGGACGTGCAATGGCAGGGCTAAAAGGTGACAGGAGATACTGGAGAGATCTCTGCGAACCATCACCACGGGTACTTGAAGGAATCGCCATCCGACAGGCTGGTGCCACATCCATGATGGATATCAGTGATGGTCTCGCTATCTCTGTTCATGACATAATGAAAGCATCAGGAGTCGGTTGTGAGTTATCCCGCTCAGAGATCCCGTGCCTCCCAGATTACAAACCAGATGAAGCACTCATGATGGCACTCTTTGGTGGTGGGGATTTTGAACTGTTATTCACAATATCCTCCATAGACAGGCAAATCCTCCCCAAAGGAACATCAATAATCGGAGCGGTGACAGAAAAGCAGGAGATACTACTTGACGGAAATCTGCTCCCTGCTGAAGGATATCGCCACAACTGGAATCATTAA
- a CDS encoding tetratricopeptide repeat protein, whose translation MATPLFTGVSILSILLCVLSAGCITDKPVNVTHVQESLSNAGQNASISGDDSKAIALIDAALSLNSTNPDLWLRSGDLLVKAGEHNEALEAYDQVLALDPVNSSARTNRGQILIESGDPGNGSAELKKVIREDPGYLPAYTGLAEFYAGQKQYSEALDLYNNVTNLSPNSSRYWVRKAEIYMNISRYNDAAKAYDRALIENRSDADSWRALGDLLKSSKRYSEAAVAYGQLNVLNPGNLSDQKTEADLLAKGLKLEKAIAAYNTLYQKNPDDLEILLAYSRILNSVGEFGESLNISQKALKIDNNSADAWSSIGFSYANQQKFNESLSAFNRSLTLNPANDATHSNIGFLLLQEKQYDKALFEFENATRMNPDDSSSWTYMAKTKKELGDFKGSAEAGKKATALNPTSPDAWYILGDASFWNKDYDTAESAFRKTLNLSPSYNAAWQGFIETLRKVNRADESLHFYDNLLEKDPNNTLAWMNIGYAADRAQKFDISEKAYKKVTEINPNMTDAWLSLAYAYFQQGYPLGSIPAYTQAINLSPNLSTTYVNRGAAYQMVDQDDKAKADFNKSLELDPDNHDALYGMGRILYKEGKITEAFPYFQKINEQLYISRIYDNLYQGYTRFSNNYHYWRYTYQWT comes from the coding sequence TTGGCTACACCGCTATTTACTGGGGTTTCTATCCTCAGTATTCTGCTTTGTGTTTTGAGTGCCGGTTGTATCACTGACAAACCGGTGAATGTAACCCATGTCCAGGAGAGTTTGAGTAATGCAGGACAAAATGCTTCAATATCAGGTGATGATTCCAAGGCCATTGCACTGATTGATGCAGCTCTCAGTCTGAATAGCACAAATCCTGATCTCTGGCTACGTTCTGGTGATCTCCTGGTAAAAGCCGGGGAGCATAATGAAGCTCTGGAAGCCTATGATCAGGTACTTGCCCTGGATCCTGTCAATTCTTCAGCACGGACAAATCGTGGTCAGATTCTGATTGAATCTGGAGATCCTGGAAATGGGAGTGCAGAACTTAAAAAGGTCATAAGGGAAGACCCTGGATATCTTCCTGCCTACACTGGCCTTGCCGAGTTCTATGCCGGACAAAAACAGTATAGCGAGGCATTAGATCTGTATAATAATGTAACCAACCTCTCTCCCAACAGCTCACGATACTGGGTTAGAAAAGCTGAAATTTACATGAATATAAGCCGGTATAATGATGCAGCAAAAGCATATGACCGTGCCTTGATAGAAAACAGAAGTGATGCTGATTCCTGGCGTGCTCTTGGCGATCTGCTCAAATCCTCAAAACGATATTCAGAAGCAGCAGTTGCATATGGACAACTGAATGTACTCAACCCTGGAAACCTGTCAGATCAGAAGACCGAAGCTGACCTTTTGGCAAAAGGTCTCAAACTTGAGAAGGCGATTGCAGCGTACAACACACTGTACCAGAAAAACCCCGATGATCTGGAAATTCTTCTGGCATACAGCCGAATCCTGAATTCAGTGGGTGAATTTGGTGAATCCCTCAATATTTCCCAGAAGGCACTCAAAATAGATAATAACTCAGCAGATGCATGGTCAAGTATCGGTTTTTCGTATGCGAATCAGCAGAAGTTTAATGAGTCTCTTTCAGCGTTCAACCGGTCATTAACTCTTAATCCAGCCAACGATGCGACCCATTCGAACATTGGATTCCTGCTGTTGCAGGAGAAACAGTATGATAAAGCACTATTCGAGTTTGAAAATGCCACTCGCATGAACCCTGATGATTCATCGTCTTGGACTTACATGGCAAAGACCAAGAAAGAACTGGGAGACTTTAAGGGTTCAGCAGAAGCAGGGAAGAAAGCTACAGCGCTGAACCCAACTTCCCCTGATGCCTGGTACATCCTTGGGGATGCATCTTTCTGGAACAAGGATTACGATACTGCAGAATCAGCATTTAGAAAAACGCTGAACCTTTCTCCATCTTATAATGCTGCATGGCAGGGCTTCATCGAGACACTTCGAAAAGTTAACCGGGCTGATGAGTCTCTTCATTTTTACGATAACTTATTAGAGAAAGATCCCAACAACACCCTCGCCTGGATGAACATCGGATATGCTGCCGACAGGGCACAAAAATTTGACATATCAGAGAAAGCCTATAAAAAAGTCACGGAGATTAATCCGAATATGACTGATGCATGGCTCAGCCTTGCGTATGCATACTTCCAGCAGGGCTACCCCCTTGGTTCAATCCCTGCATATACACAGGCGATAAACCTCAGTCCAAACCTGAGTACCACCTATGTGAACAGGGGAGCTGCTTATCAGATGGTGGATCAGGACGACAAAGCAAAAGCAGACTTCAACAAATCCCTAGAGCTGGATCCTGATAACCATGATGCATTGTATGGCATGGGACGAATATTATACAAAGAAGGGAAGATTACCGAAGCTTTCCCATACTTCCAGAAGATCAATGAGCAACTATACATCTCCCGGATTTATGATAATCTCTACCAGGGCTATACCCGTTTCTCCAATAATTATCATTACTGGCGGTACACCTACCAGTGGACATAG
- a CDS encoding PKD domain-containing protein produces the protein MMAVPGSVLAYEFKASELGNPDGFICHPDWEYFSASEMASNFTADRVKGDAPFTVQFFDTSYGDPEFWSWDFGDGNTSDEQNPVHTYLLSGSYDVALKIGTSYNYETSMATYNNTSLGQFTDMKWSSTARELNFINVSPEGSGTDQPIPDNYYPEPRKGVVLPSGDIGVVGSAQYDGATITMTPSTQKGYTDTLNINGAYKLTKYTPYNNAY, from the coding sequence ATGATGGCAGTTCCTGGTAGTGTTCTGGCATATGAGTTCAAGGCAAGTGAACTAGGAAATCCTGATGGATTTATATGTCATCCAGACTGGGAATATTTCAGTGCGAGTGAGATGGCATCGAATTTTACTGCAGATCGAGTTAAAGGTGATGCCCCGTTTACTGTGCAGTTCTTTGATACATCATATGGTGATCCAGAATTCTGGTCCTGGGACTTTGGTGATGGGAATACGTCAGATGAGCAGAATCCAGTTCATACGTACCTTCTCTCCGGCTCATACGATGTTGCACTGAAGATTGGTACATCATATAATTATGAGACTTCAATGGCCACCTACAACAACACCAGTCTTGGTCAGTTTACTGATATGAAATGGTCAAGTACAGCTCGGGAACTCAATTTCATCAATGTTTCTCCCGAAGGTTCTGGAACAGATCAACCAATTCCTGACAACTATTACCCTGAACCAAGGAAAGGCGTCGTACTTCCTTCAGGAGATATTGGTGTTGTGGGAAGTGCGCAGTATGATGGAGCAACCATCACAATGACTCCGAGCACTCAAAAAGGGTATACCGACACTCTGAATATTAACGGAGCCTACAAACTCACGAAGTATACCCCCTATAATAATGCATATTAA
- the ppsA gene encoding phosphoenolpyruvate synthase yields the protein MTGIPDILWLEEIRKEDIPSVGGKGASLGEMASIGLPVPPAFVVTSQAFRRFLVATNLEDKLYALLEDLDVDNNDLLEEAAEKAKKLVYDSPMPTDLKDAIARAYEKMSRGGSIVAARSSATAEDLPDASFAGQQETVLNIKGIENLLKGVQVCWASLYGARAIYYRTKQGFEHHTVNIAVVVQRLVPSEKAGVMFTSHPVTGESLTIIEGSWGLGESVVSGSVSPDKYVFDQRTERIIDKFIATKRTEIVADGEYGTKTLDIKPDRQEMQVLSDDEVKRLATYGIVSEEHYGVPQDMEWGIVGDQIFVLQSRPITTIKSGAKKNGQATTSGGAEKVILQGQGASPGIASGKVAIVYDVKDIGKVNNGDIMVTRMTNPDMVPAMRKVSAIVTDEGGMTCHAAIVSRELGTPAVVGTKTGTQLLKEGQIVTVDGEKGLIYDGIIETVKQEAVSSAAPVVVGSSKIITATSVKVNVSMPEAAARAAATGADGVGLLRIEHLILGLNKTPNWFIDNHREEEFIQELLNGIKVVLDAFPGKPVWVRTLDAPTDEFRNMQGGKSEPIEHNPMLGWRGIRRDLQSPKQFRLQIETFKRLWDLGYDNLGIMFPMVSHPNEFIKAKEEFKSAGVDVENVDLGIMIEIPASAVIIEDFVRAGIKFASFGTNDLIQYTIAIDRNNENVTDMYWPKHPAVLALIDRAIKACREGGVEVSICGQAGSEPDMVTWLVQHGITSVSSNIDAIAKIRETVARTEQRIILEGARKNYGL from the coding sequence ATGACAGGTATTCCTGATATTCTGTGGCTTGAAGAGATACGAAAGGAGGATATTCCATCAGTCGGAGGCAAAGGTGCATCTCTTGGTGAGATGGCATCCATCGGTCTCCCCGTTCCTCCCGCATTTGTGGTAACCAGTCAGGCATTTCGCCGTTTTCTGGTTGCAACCAATCTTGAAGATAAACTCTACGCACTTCTTGAAGACCTGGACGTAGACAACAATGATCTACTTGAAGAGGCGGCTGAAAAAGCAAAAAAACTTGTCTATGACTCACCGATGCCCACGGATCTAAAAGATGCTATAGCCCGGGCATATGAAAAGATGTCACGCGGAGGAAGTATCGTTGCTGCACGATCCAGTGCTACTGCTGAAGATCTCCCTGATGCCAGCTTTGCCGGGCAACAGGAGACTGTTCTCAATATTAAGGGGATTGAAAACCTGCTCAAAGGAGTTCAGGTCTGTTGGGCTTCTCTTTACGGGGCACGGGCGATATACTACCGGACAAAGCAGGGTTTCGAACATCACACAGTCAATATCGCAGTAGTTGTGCAGCGCCTGGTGCCTTCAGAGAAAGCAGGGGTTATGTTCACCTCACATCCGGTTACCGGTGAATCCTTAACAATCATCGAGGGATCATGGGGACTTGGTGAATCTGTGGTTTCAGGCTCAGTTTCTCCAGATAAATATGTCTTTGATCAGAGAACGGAACGGATTATTGACAAATTCATTGCAACAAAGCGTACCGAGATCGTAGCTGATGGAGAGTACGGAACAAAAACTCTTGATATTAAGCCTGACCGCCAGGAAATGCAGGTCCTCTCTGATGATGAGGTGAAACGGCTCGCTACATACGGAATTGTATCAGAAGAACATTATGGCGTTCCGCAGGATATGGAGTGGGGTATTGTCGGAGATCAGATATTTGTGCTCCAGTCAAGACCCATCACAACGATAAAATCGGGCGCTAAAAAGAACGGACAGGCAACAACATCTGGTGGCGCTGAAAAAGTAATTCTGCAGGGTCAGGGCGCATCGCCAGGGATCGCAAGCGGCAAGGTCGCCATTGTGTACGATGTCAAAGACATCGGCAAAGTAAATAATGGGGATATCATGGTCACCAGAATGACCAACCCTGACATGGTCCCTGCAATGAGAAAGGTCTCTGCCATTGTCACTGATGAAGGAGGAATGACCTGTCACGCAGCTATTGTTTCCCGGGAACTTGGAACACCCGCTGTAGTAGGCACTAAAACGGGAACACAATTGCTGAAAGAAGGACAGATCGTCACGGTGGATGGAGAGAAGGGTCTCATCTATGATGGTATTATCGAGACAGTAAAGCAGGAAGCAGTCAGTTCAGCTGCACCGGTCGTAGTGGGTTCTTCAAAGATCATCACTGCAACATCAGTCAAGGTCAATGTTTCAATGCCTGAGGCGGCTGCCCGAGCAGCAGCAACCGGTGCAGATGGAGTTGGCTTGCTCAGAATTGAGCATCTCATTCTCGGTCTTAACAAAACACCTAACTGGTTTATCGATAATCACCGGGAAGAGGAGTTTATTCAGGAACTTCTGAATGGGATCAAAGTAGTACTGGATGCATTTCCCGGCAAACCGGTATGGGTCAGGACCCTGGACGCACCGACCGATGAGTTCAGGAACATGCAGGGCGGGAAGAGTGAGCCTATAGAGCACAACCCGATGCTTGGATGGAGAGGGATCAGGCGTGATCTCCAGAGTCCGAAACAGTTCAGACTTCAGATCGAGACCTTCAAGCGGCTCTGGGATCTCGGATACGACAACCTTGGAATCATGTTCCCGATGGTATCCCACCCGAACGAATTCATCAAAGCAAAAGAAGAATTCAAGAGTGCAGGGGTGGACGTTGAGAATGTAGACCTCGGCATTATGATCGAGATCCCGGCAAGTGCGGTTATCATCGAAGATTTCGTCAGAGCCGGGATTAAATTTGCTTCGTTCGGCACAAACGATCTCATTCAGTATACCATCGCTATCGACCGCAACAATGAGAATGTAACTGATATGTACTGGCCAAAGCACCCGGCAGTACTGGCACTCATTGATCGGGCTATTAAAGCATGCCGCGAAGGGGGAGTTGAGGTCTCAATCTGTGGACAGGCAGGCAGTGAACCTGATATGGTCACCTGGCTTGTCCAACACGGGATCACCAGCGTCTCATCCAACATTGATGCAATAGCAAAGATCCGCGAGACAGTCGCCCGCACCGAGCAGCGCATTATTCTTGAGGGTGCACGAAAGAACTATGGTCTCTGA
- the mfnA gene encoding tyrosine decarboxylase MfnA, which yields MVSDGISSESLFCFLEECRRRDICWDHILSSMCTPPHQVAVRAHNLFMETNLGDPGLFPGTAHVDELLIRWFGDLYHAPDAGGCSTSGGTESNIQVLRFTKAAKKSDHPNIIVPASAHFSFEKACRMMGIEMRVAPLDGQYRMDIPKTAELVDKDTCCLIGIAGTTEYGMTDPIPALGKLAEEEDIHLHVDAAFGGLVLPFLKDAPQFDFKVSGVGSISVDPHKMGMSTIPSGVLMVRDEACFCNLLVDTPYLTVKQSYSLSGTRPGASVAGAYAVLAHFGKDGMEAIVAGCMENTRRLTEGMEAYGVKRKITPDVNVATFEHTEVPEPWAVSYTRSGDLRIVCMPHVHRDVIEKFLSEFGEFHDRSSN from the coding sequence ATGGTCTCTGATGGTATCTCATCAGAATCCCTCTTCTGTTTTCTTGAAGAGTGCCGCCGTAGGGACATCTGCTGGGATCACATCCTCTCTTCAATGTGTACTCCACCCCACCAGGTTGCGGTTCGTGCGCACAATCTCTTCATGGAGACGAATCTTGGAGACCCGGGTCTTTTCCCCGGCACAGCCCATGTCGATGAACTCCTGATCCGCTGGTTTGGAGATCTCTACCATGCACCTGATGCCGGTGGCTGTTCTACATCAGGCGGGACAGAATCCAATATCCAGGTACTCAGGTTTACCAAGGCTGCAAAGAAGTCTGACCACCCCAACATCATTGTGCCGGCATCAGCCCATTTTTCTTTTGAAAAAGCCTGCAGGATGATGGGCATTGAGATGCGGGTTGCTCCTCTAGACGGGCAGTACAGGATGGATATTCCAAAGACCGCTGAACTCGTAGATAAAGATACCTGCTGCCTCATAGGAATTGCAGGAACAACAGAGTATGGTATGACTGATCCCATCCCGGCACTTGGAAAACTTGCTGAGGAGGAGGATATACACCTGCATGTTGATGCTGCATTTGGCGGACTTGTTCTCCCATTTCTGAAGGACGCACCACAGTTTGATTTCAAGGTCAGTGGTGTCGGATCGATCTCAGTAGATCCTCATAAAATGGGAATGAGTACTATCCCCTCCGGTGTACTAATGGTAAGGGATGAGGCCTGTTTCTGTAACCTTCTGGTGGACACACCATATCTCACAGTTAAGCAGAGTTACAGCCTGAGCGGAACCAGGCCAGGAGCTTCTGTTGCAGGAGCATATGCTGTTCTTGCCCATTTTGGAAAAGACGGGATGGAAGCGATTGTTGCCGGTTGTATGGAGAACACAAGGAGGCTCACTGAGGGAATGGAAGCATACGGGGTCAAGAGGAAGATAACTCCTGATGTAAACGTTGCAACTTTCGAGCACACAGAAGTTCCTGAACCCTGGGCAGTATCCTATACCAGAAGCGGGGATTTGCGTATCGTATGTATGCCCCATGTTCATCGGGATGTGATTGAGAAGTTCCTTTCAGAATTTGGAGAATTCCATGATCGATCATCTAATTAA
- the hpt gene encoding hypoxanthine/guanine phosphoribosyltransferase: MIDHLIKSLETCPIVKKGEYNYFVHPITDGIPKIDPVVLREVAVGMIHFLDLRDVQYIVAAEAMAIPIGTAISLMTDIPVNIIRKRSYGLPGEQEVMQQTGYSKGKMFINGLSPGDRVVIVDDVISTGGTINGILHTLNEMGVEVAGICFAIKKGTPDISMPYHYLVAIEVEDTVKIVDRQL; the protein is encoded by the coding sequence ATGATCGATCATCTAATTAAATCACTTGAAACATGCCCGATTGTAAAAAAGGGAGAGTACAATTACTTTGTTCATCCAATCACCGATGGTATTCCCAAAATAGACCCGGTAGTACTCAGAGAAGTTGCAGTCGGGATGATACATTTTTTGGATCTGCGCGATGTGCAGTACATCGTGGCAGCAGAGGCGATGGCAATTCCAATTGGAACCGCAATCTCACTGATGACTGATATTCCGGTAAATATAATCCGAAAACGCAGTTATGGCCTTCCTGGTGAGCAGGAAGTTATGCAGCAGACCGGGTACTCAAAAGGGAAGATGTTCATCAATGGCCTGTCACCAGGAGACCGGGTTGTCATCGTGGATGATGTAATCAGTACGGGAGGGACCATAAATGGCATCCTTCATACGCTCAATGAGATGGGGGTTGAAGTAGCCGGGATCTGTTTTGCAATTAAGAAGGGAACTCCGGATATCTCCATGCCTTACCACTATCTCGTTGCAATCGAAGTGGAAGACACGGTGAAGATCGTTGATCGCCAGCTTTGA